A genome region from Ralstonia solanacearum K60 includes the following:
- the nusA gene encoding transcription termination factor NusA produces the protein MSREVLLLVDALAREKNVDKDVVFGALEAALASATKKRFEEDVEVRVAIDRESGEHETFRRWLVVPDDAGLQEPDKQILLFEAREQNPDVSIDDFIEEQIESVEFGRIGAQAAKQVILQRIRDAEREQILNDYLERGEKIMTGTIKRADKKGLIVESGRVEALLARDQMIPKENLRTGDRVRAYILNVDRTARGPQIELSRTCPEFLIKLFENEVPEMEQGLLEIKAAARDPGVRAKIAVVAHDKRIDPIGTCVGVRGTRVTAVRNEVGGEAVDIVLWSEDPAQFVIGALAPAQVQSIVVDEEKHSMDVVVDEENLAVAIGRSGQNVRLASELTGWQINIMTPAESAQKQAEESSVVRKLFMERLDVDQEVADILIEEGFTSLEEVAYVPLQEMLEIEAFDEDTVNELRNRARDVLLTMELAKEEKVEKVSQDLRDLEGLTPELIGKLAEGNIQTRDDLAELAVDELVDMTGVDEEQAKALIMKAREHWFS, from the coding sequence ATGAGCCGCGAAGTTCTGTTGCTCGTCGATGCGCTTGCGCGCGAAAAGAACGTCGACAAGGATGTGGTGTTCGGGGCGTTGGAGGCCGCATTGGCTTCGGCGACCAAGAAGCGCTTTGAAGAAGACGTGGAGGTGCGCGTGGCGATCGACCGCGAGTCGGGTGAACACGAAACCTTCCGCCGCTGGCTGGTCGTTCCCGACGATGCCGGACTGCAGGAGCCGGACAAGCAGATCCTCCTGTTCGAGGCCCGCGAGCAGAATCCCGACGTCAGCATCGACGATTTCATTGAAGAGCAGATCGAGTCGGTCGAATTCGGCCGGATCGGTGCGCAGGCTGCCAAGCAGGTGATCCTGCAGCGCATCCGCGATGCCGAGCGTGAGCAGATCCTGAACGATTATCTCGAGCGCGGCGAAAAGATCATGACCGGCACGATCAAGCGTGCCGACAAGAAGGGCCTGATCGTGGAGTCCGGCCGTGTCGAGGCGCTGCTGGCGCGCGACCAGATGATCCCGAAGGAAAACCTGCGCACGGGCGATCGTGTGCGTGCGTACATCCTGAATGTCGACCGCACCGCACGTGGTCCGCAGATCGAGCTGTCGCGCACCTGCCCCGAGTTCCTGATCAAGCTCTTCGAGAACGAAGTGCCCGAAATGGAGCAGGGCCTGCTGGAGATCAAGGCAGCCGCGCGCGATCCTGGCGTGCGTGCGAAAATCGCGGTGGTGGCGCACGACAAGCGCATCGATCCGATCGGTACCTGCGTCGGCGTGCGCGGCACGCGCGTGACGGCGGTGCGCAACGAGGTCGGTGGCGAGGCGGTGGACATCGTGCTGTGGTCGGAAGATCCGGCACAGTTCGTCATCGGCGCGCTGGCGCCGGCACAGGTGCAATCCATCGTCGTGGACGAGGAAAAGCACAGTATGGATGTGGTGGTCGACGAGGAGAACCTCGCCGTCGCCATCGGCCGCAGCGGTCAGAATGTGCGCTTGGCCTCCGAGCTGACCGGCTGGCAGATCAACATCATGACGCCGGCCGAGTCTGCGCAGAAGCAAGCGGAGGAGAGCTCCGTAGTGCGCAAGCTGTTCATGGAGCGGCTGGACGTGGATCAGGAAGTCGCCGACATCCTGATCGAAGAGGGCTTCACCTCGCTCGAGGAAGTGGCCTATGTGCCGCTGCAGGAAATGCTGGAGATCGAGGCGTTCGACGAAGACACCGTCAACGAGCTGCGCAATCGCGCTCGTGACGTGTTGTTGACGATGGAGCTGGCAAAGGAAGAGAAGGTCGAGAAGGTGTCGCAAGACCTGCGCGACCTCGAGGGGCTGACCCCGGAGCTGATCGGCAAGCTGGCCGAGGGGAACATCCAGACGCGTGACGACTTGGCCGAGCTGGCCGTGGACGAACTGGTCGACATGACCGGCGTTGACGAAGAACAGGCCAAGGCGCTGATCATGAAGGCGCGTGAACACTGGTTTTCGTGA
- the scpB gene encoding SMC-Scp complex subunit ScpB: MNTQEAKIVLETALICAQDPLRVNDLRKLFDEDVSADTIRVLLEELRQDWLDRGVELVALASGWRLQSRPEMRAYLDRLHPEKPPKYSRAVMETLAIIAYRQPVTRGDIEDIRGVTVNTQVIKQIEDRGWVEVIGHRDVPGRPALYATTKQFLDDLGLRSLDELPPLEDARAQAQASLLEQGAIEFEGGAIAVEALTAMVNDASVDVTSAETAAPPVAGDVVGPAGLAVPEVEASPVVPDAEPAQAQAVADDGAPEMEPRAVAHAATAKPPAPQAEGLDLVEPATADEAVETPAEPEGGRKAAAGNEHP, encoded by the coding sequence ATGAATACCCAAGAGGCGAAAATCGTCCTCGAGACCGCGCTGATCTGCGCGCAGGACCCGTTGCGAGTCAACGACTTGCGCAAGCTGTTCGATGAAGATGTCTCGGCAGACACCATCCGTGTGCTGCTTGAAGAATTGCGCCAGGACTGGCTCGATCGCGGTGTCGAGCTGGTGGCGCTGGCCTCGGGCTGGCGCCTGCAGAGCCGGCCGGAAATGCGAGCTTATCTCGACCGCCTGCATCCGGAAAAGCCGCCCAAATATTCGCGCGCCGTGATGGAGACGCTGGCCATCATTGCGTACCGCCAGCCCGTCACGCGTGGCGACATCGAAGACATCCGCGGCGTGACGGTCAATACCCAGGTCATCAAGCAGATCGAAGACCGCGGCTGGGTGGAGGTGATCGGCCATCGTGACGTGCCGGGCCGTCCGGCGCTGTACGCCACCACCAAGCAGTTTCTCGACGATCTGGGTCTGCGCTCGCTGGACGAGTTGCCGCCGCTCGAAGACGCCCGGGCCCAGGCACAGGCAAGCCTGCTGGAGCAGGGCGCGATTGAATTCGAGGGCGGTGCGATCGCCGTCGAAGCGTTGACCGCCATGGTCAACGATGCGAGCGTCGATGTCACGTCTGCGGAAACGGCTGCCCCGCCGGTGGCTGGCGATGTCGTCGGGCCAGCGGGGCTTGCCGTGCCTGAAGTTGAGGCATCCCCGGTGGTGCCGGATGCTGAGCCTGCCCAGGCGCAAGCCGTCGCTGATGACGGGGCGCCCGAGATGGAGCCGCGTGCGGTTGCCCATGCCGCCACGGCAAAGCCCCCGGCGCCGCAAGCCGAAGGTCTGGATCTGGTGGAGCCCGCGACCGCCGACGAAGCCGTCGAAACCCCTGCCGAGCCGGAGGGCGGCCGCAAGGCGGCTGCCGGCAACGAACACCCATAG
- the infB gene encoding translation initiation factor IF-2, with protein MASTTVAQLAGELNRSAAALLEQLQAAGVQKATPEDVITESDKTRLLDYLKRAHGSAEDGARKKITLTKRETSEIRQADATGKTRTVQVEVRKKRVLIKRDEHGAAPAEAEASVALAAPVVDAEEVARREAEQRQQAELLARQEAELKARQEAMEREEAERRARQEAAEAEQRRQAELAAKKAEEEAAAARAAAEASDEAPRRKAEEDAARLASEREAAQKAAEEARARADKIKAEEDAARKRREAAEAEARAIREMMSAPARVLKTPAERKAEEKKAEQSGTLHKPVKPAGEARPAAPAAKKAAAPAAAPAAAPAGDKKGGRGGKSGGWQDDARGNKRGGLKTRGDTGGGNDGWRAGSKGGRNRHGDDNRNAFQAPTEPVVREVHVPETISVAELAHKMAVKAAEVIKQMMKLGQMVTINQVLDQETAMIVVEEMGHQAVAAKLDDPEALLVEGVQEQQNVEAETRPPVVTVMGHVDHGKTSLLDYIRRAKVAAGEAGGITQHIGAYHVETQRGVITFLDTPGHEAFTAMRARGAKATDIVILVVAADDGVMPQTKEAIAHAKAAGVPIVVAINKIDKPEANPDRVKQELVAESVIPEEYGGESPFVPVSAKTGQGIDDLLENVLLQAEVLELKAPVSAPAKGLVVEAQLDKGKGPIATVLVQSGTLKRGDVVLAGTAYGRVRAMLDENGKPAKEAGPSIPVEIQGLSEVPGAGEEVIVLPDERKAREIALFRQGKFRDVKLARQQAAKLETMLEQMSEGEVKTLPLIIKADVQGSQEALVHALNKLSTGEVRVQVVHGAVGGISESDVNLATASKAVIIGFNTRADAGARKLAEHQGIDIRYYNIIYDAVDEVKAAMSGMLSPEKKEETTGTVEVRQVFHVPKVGAVAGCMVLDGIVKRSSLVRVLRDNVVIFSGELESLKRFKDDVKEVKQGFECGLSIKNFNDVKEGDQLEIYEITEVARTL; from the coding sequence ATGGCAAGCACAACAGTTGCCCAACTCGCTGGCGAATTGAACCGTAGCGCAGCCGCGCTGCTGGAACAATTGCAGGCCGCGGGCGTGCAAAAGGCGACGCCCGAAGACGTCATCACCGAATCGGACAAGACGCGTCTGCTCGACTATCTCAAGCGGGCTCACGGCAGCGCCGAGGACGGCGCGCGCAAGAAAATCACGCTCACCAAGCGCGAAACCAGCGAAATCCGCCAGGCGGATGCCACCGGCAAGACGCGCACCGTGCAGGTCGAAGTGCGCAAGAAGCGCGTGCTGATCAAGCGCGATGAGCACGGTGCCGCGCCGGCCGAGGCGGAAGCGTCCGTAGCGCTGGCTGCTCCGGTGGTCGACGCCGAGGAGGTCGCGCGCCGCGAGGCAGAACAACGTCAGCAGGCTGAATTGCTGGCGCGCCAGGAAGCCGAGCTGAAGGCCCGCCAGGAAGCGATGGAGCGCGAGGAAGCCGAGCGCCGCGCCCGCCAGGAGGCCGCCGAAGCCGAGCAAAGGCGTCAGGCCGAACTCGCCGCCAAGAAGGCGGAAGAGGAAGCCGCCGCTGCCCGCGCCGCTGCTGAAGCCTCGGACGAGGCGCCTCGCCGCAAGGCGGAAGAGGACGCTGCGCGTCTGGCCAGCGAGCGCGAAGCGGCACAGAAGGCGGCCGAAGAAGCGCGCGCCCGCGCCGACAAGATCAAGGCCGAGGAAGACGCTGCGCGCAAGCGCCGCGAGGCGGCCGAGGCCGAGGCCCGTGCCATCCGCGAAATGATGAGTGCGCCGGCGCGCGTGCTGAAAACGCCCGCCGAACGCAAGGCCGAAGAGAAGAAGGCGGAACAGTCGGGCACGCTGCACAAGCCGGTCAAGCCGGCTGGTGAGGCACGCCCTGCTGCGCCTGCGGCCAAGAAGGCCGCCGCACCTGCGGCGGCCCCGGCAGCAGCGCCGGCTGGCGACAAGAAGGGTGGTCGCGGCGGCAAGTCCGGCGGTTGGCAGGACGACGCGCGTGGCAACAAGCGCGGTGGTCTGAAGACCCGCGGCGACACCGGCGGCGGCAACGATGGCTGGCGTGCCGGCTCCAAGGGCGGCCGCAACCGTCATGGCGACGACAACCGCAATGCCTTCCAGGCACCGACCGAGCCGGTCGTGCGCGAAGTGCACGTGCCGGAAACCATCTCCGTGGCCGAGCTGGCGCACAAGATGGCCGTCAAGGCCGCCGAGGTCATCAAGCAGATGATGAAGCTCGGCCAGATGGTCACGATCAACCAGGTGCTGGACCAGGAGACCGCGATGATCGTGGTCGAGGAAATGGGCCACCAGGCGGTCGCGGCCAAGCTGGACGATCCGGAGGCGCTGCTGGTCGAGGGCGTGCAGGAACAGCAGAACGTCGAGGCGGAGACCCGTCCGCCGGTCGTGACCGTGATGGGTCACGTCGACCACGGCAAGACCTCGCTGCTGGACTACATCCGTCGCGCCAAGGTGGCGGCGGGTGAAGCCGGCGGCATCACGCAGCACATCGGCGCTTACCACGTCGAAACGCAGCGCGGCGTCATCACCTTCCTGGATACGCCGGGCCACGAGGCCTTCACGGCCATGCGTGCGCGCGGCGCCAAGGCGACCGATATCGTGATTCTGGTGGTGGCCGCCGACGACGGCGTCATGCCGCAGACGAAGGAAGCCATCGCCCACGCGAAGGCGGCCGGCGTGCCCATCGTGGTGGCGATCAACAAGATCGACAAGCCCGAGGCCAACCCGGACCGCGTCAAGCAGGAGCTGGTCGCCGAAAGTGTGATCCCGGAAGAGTACGGCGGCGAATCGCCGTTCGTACCGGTGTCGGCCAAGACCGGCCAGGGCATCGACGACCTGCTGGAAAACGTGCTGCTGCAGGCTGAAGTGCTGGAGTTGAAGGCTCCCGTCAGCGCACCGGCCAAGGGCTTGGTGGTGGAAGCCCAGCTGGACAAGGGCAAGGGCCCGATCGCCACGGTGCTGGTGCAGAGCGGTACGCTCAAGCGCGGCGACGTGGTGCTCGCTGGCACGGCCTACGGCCGCGTGCGCGCCATGCTGGACGAGAACGGCAAACCGGCCAAGGAAGCCGGTCCGTCGATCCCGGTGGAAATCCAGGGTCTGTCGGAAGTGCCGGGCGCCGGTGAGGAAGTCATCGTGCTGCCGGACGAGCGCAAGGCGCGCGAAATCGCGCTGTTCCGCCAGGGCAAGTTCCGCGACGTCAAGCTGGCGCGCCAGCAGGCTGCCAAGCTCGAGACCATGCTGGAGCAGATGAGCGAAGGTGAAGTCAAGACGCTGCCGCTGATCATCAAGGCCGACGTGCAAGGCTCGCAGGAAGCGCTGGTGCATGCGCTCAACAAGCTGTCGACCGGCGAAGTGCGCGTGCAGGTCGTGCACGGCGCGGTGGGTGGCATCAGCGAATCCGACGTCAACTTGGCGACCGCATCGAAGGCCGTCATCATCGGCTTCAACACCCGGGCCGACGCGGGCGCGCGCAAGCTGGCCGAGCACCAGGGCATCGATATCCGCTACTACAACATCATCTACGACGCCGTGGATGAGGTGAAGGCAGCGATGTCGGGCATGCTCTCGCCGGAGAAGAAGGAAGAAACCACGGGTACCGTCGAGGTGCGCCAAGTCTTCCACGTGCCGAAGGTGGGTGCGGTGGCCGGTTGTATGGTGCTGGACGGTATCGTCAAGCGCTCGTCGCTGGTCCGTGTGCTGCGCGACAACGTGGTCATCTTCTCGGGCGAGCTGGAATCGCTCAAGCGCTTCAAGGACGACGTGAAGGAAGTGAAGCAGGGCTTCGAATGCGGCCTGTCGATCAAGAACTTCAACGACGTCAAGGAAGGCGACCAGCTCGAGATCTACGAGATCACCGAGGTGGCGCGTACGCTGTAA
- the rbfA gene encoding 30S ribosome-binding factor RbfA, which yields MPKKSGSASGRNVRIADQIQRDLAELIQREIKNPAMGLVTLQSVSLTPDYAHAKIYFTVLGAEPDAAAAILNEKAGYLHSLLFKRLHIHTVPMLHFHYDGSVERGIEMSRLIDEANATRAKDD from the coding sequence ATGCCGAAGAAATCGGGATCGGCCTCGGGCCGTAACGTGCGCATCGCCGACCAGATCCAGCGTGATCTGGCCGAACTGATCCAGCGCGAAATCAAGAATCCGGCGATGGGGCTGGTGACGCTGCAATCGGTGTCGCTCACGCCGGACTACGCGCACGCGAAGATCTACTTCACCGTGCTGGGCGCCGAGCCGGATGCGGCCGCAGCGATCCTGAACGAGAAGGCCGGCTATCTGCACTCGCTGCTGTTCAAGCGCCTGCACATCCATACCGTGCCCATGCTGCATTTCCACTACGACGGTTCGGTCGAGCGCGGCATCGAGATGTCGCGGCTGATCGACGAAGCCAACGCCACGCGCGCCAAAGACGACTGA
- the truB gene encoding tRNA pseudouridine(55) synthase TruB translates to MAEQRPPQQAKPPRRDVHGVLLLDKPIGWSSNDALIRAKRLLWAKKAGHTGTLDPLATGLLPLCFGEATKFSQDLLEADKTYETVVRLGIKTSTADAEGDVLSERPVAVTPEQLRAAVGRFIGEIDQVPPMHSALKKDGKPLYEYARVGQTVERAARRVTIRAIDVLATDLDAAAPTVTLRVCCSKGTYIRTLGEDLGEALGCGAHLVALRRTQVGSLTLDGAVTLQALEAASEDQRAALLAPVDALLQTLPRVELGAEDSRRFLHGQRLPLRLSLSSAEQVRVYGARGEAALSLLGVAAWQDGVLRPERLVHL, encoded by the coding sequence ATGGCCGAGCAACGCCCGCCCCAACAGGCGAAACCGCCGCGCCGCGATGTGCACGGTGTGCTGCTGCTGGACAAGCCGATCGGCTGGTCGAGCAACGACGCGTTGATCCGCGCCAAGCGCCTGCTGTGGGCCAAGAAGGCGGGGCACACCGGGACGCTCGATCCGCTGGCGACCGGTCTGCTGCCGTTGTGTTTCGGCGAGGCGACCAAGTTCTCGCAGGACCTGCTCGAGGCCGACAAGACGTACGAGACCGTGGTGCGCCTGGGGATCAAGACCAGCACGGCCGATGCCGAAGGCGACGTGCTGAGCGAGCGGCCCGTGGCGGTCACGCCCGAGCAACTGCGCGCCGCCGTCGGCCGCTTCATCGGCGAGATCGACCAGGTGCCGCCGATGCACTCGGCGCTGAAGAAGGACGGCAAGCCGCTGTACGAATACGCACGGGTCGGTCAGACGGTCGAGCGCGCCGCGCGCCGCGTGACCATCCGCGCCATCGATGTTCTGGCGACGGATCTCGATGCCGCCGCGCCGACGGTGACCTTGCGCGTGTGCTGCAGCAAGGGCACCTACATCCGCACGCTGGGCGAGGATCTGGGGGAGGCGCTGGGGTGCGGCGCCCATCTCGTTGCGCTGCGGCGTACGCAGGTCGGCAGCCTCACGCTGGACGGCGCGGTGACGCTGCAAGCGCTGGAGGCGGCATCCGAAGACCAGCGTGCCGCGCTGTTGGCGCCGGTCGACGCGTTGCTGCAGACCTTGCCGCGCGTCGAACTCGGCGCCGAGGACAGCCGACGCTTCTTGCATGGACAGCGCCTGCCGCTGCGCTTGTCCCTGTCCAGCGCGGAGCAGGTGCGGGTCTATGGCGCGCGCGGCGAGGCTGCCTTGTCGCTGCTGGGTGTGGCAGCGTGGCAGGACGGCGTGCTGCGGCCGGAGCGCCTCGTGCATCTCTGA
- the rimP gene encoding ribosome maturation factor RimP produces the protein MHLTDLIEKTLTAMGYELVEVERAPAGLLRVYIDQAETGIVIEDCEKVSHQLTRVFEVENVHYERLEVSSPGLDRPLRTLTDFTRFAGQEVKVTLRLPVDGQKNFMGIVQAPAGEPGQERIGLEFEGKDGPALLEFTLSELDRARLVPVLDFKGNRNKGNKQ, from the coding sequence GTGCATCTGACTGATCTGATTGAAAAAACCCTCACCGCTATGGGTTATGAGCTGGTGGAAGTGGAGCGTGCGCCGGCCGGGTTGCTGCGCGTGTACATCGATCAGGCGGAAACCGGCATCGTGATTGAAGACTGCGAAAAGGTGAGTCACCAGCTCACGCGCGTATTCGAAGTCGAGAACGTGCATTACGAGCGGCTGGAGGTTTCGTCGCCGGGGTTGGACCGGCCGCTGCGCACGCTGACGGACTTCACGCGTTTCGCGGGGCAGGAGGTCAAGGTGACGTTGCGCCTGCCGGTCGATGGCCAGAAGAATTTCATGGGCATCGTTCAGGCGCCTGCGGGGGAGCCGGGCCAGGAACGGATCGGCCTCGAGTTCGAGGGCAAGGATGGCCCCGCGCTGCTGGAATTCACGCTGTCGGAACTCGACCGCGCCCGGCTGGTGCCCGTGCTGGACTTCAAAGGAAATCGAAATAAAGGGAACAAGCAATGA
- a CDS encoding DHA2 family efflux MFS transporter permease subunit, producing MATAAHRPRPPLTGAKLAIGTVALSLATFMNVLDSSIANVSIPAISGDLGVAPNQGTWVITSFAVANAISVPLTGWLTQRFGQVRLFVTSILLFVLSSWACGLAPNMATLIAARIVQGAVAGPMIPLSQSLLLSTYPPTKSTMALALWGMTTLVAPIMGPIFGGWISDNMTWPWIFYINIPVGILAAYATWVIYKDRESPTRALPIDRIGLALLVIWVGSLQLMLDRGKELDWFNSGEIVLLTVVAVVGFAFFLIWELTEDHPVVDLTLFKGRNFSAGVVAISVAYGLFFGNLVILPLWLQTIVGYTATDAGLVMAPVGIFAILLSPVIGKNLPKMDARWVATTAFIIFALVFWMRSHFTVQVDTWTLMVPTLIQGAAMALFFIPLTSIILSGLAPERIPAASGLSNFVRIMFGGIGASISTTVWDNRSALHHARLVEHANPYNPAYASSLDQYTQMGMPNLQANGAIERVISQQAAMMGANDIFWISAVLFIVLIALIWLTRPAKSAGGAEAAAGAH from the coding sequence ATGGCAACCGCCGCGCACCGCCCGCGCCCGCCCCTGACCGGCGCCAAGCTGGCGATCGGTACGGTGGCGCTCTCGCTGGCCACCTTCATGAACGTGCTGGATTCGTCCATCGCCAACGTGTCGATCCCGGCCATCTCGGGCGACCTGGGCGTCGCGCCAAACCAGGGCACATGGGTCATCACCTCGTTCGCGGTGGCCAACGCCATCTCGGTGCCGCTCACGGGATGGCTGACGCAGCGTTTCGGGCAGGTGCGCCTGTTCGTCACGTCGATCCTGCTGTTCGTGCTGTCGTCCTGGGCGTGCGGACTGGCGCCCAACATGGCCACGCTGATCGCCGCGCGGATCGTCCAGGGCGCGGTGGCCGGCCCGATGATCCCGCTGTCGCAGTCGCTGCTGCTGTCGACGTATCCGCCGACCAAGAGCACCATGGCGCTGGCGCTATGGGGCATGACCACGCTGGTCGCGCCGATCATGGGGCCGATCTTCGGCGGCTGGATCTCCGACAACATGACCTGGCCGTGGATCTTCTACATCAACATCCCGGTCGGCATCCTGGCCGCGTACGCGACCTGGGTCATCTACAAGGACCGCGAATCGCCCACGCGCGCACTGCCGATCGACCGCATCGGCCTGGCGCTGCTGGTGATCTGGGTCGGCTCGCTGCAACTGATGCTCGATCGCGGCAAGGAGCTCGACTGGTTCAACTCCGGCGAGATCGTCCTGCTGACCGTGGTGGCCGTGGTGGGTTTCGCCTTCTTCCTCATCTGGGAGTTGACCGAAGACCACCCGGTGGTGGACCTGACGCTGTTCAAGGGCCGCAATTTCAGCGCCGGCGTGGTCGCCATCTCAGTGGCCTATGGGCTGTTCTTCGGCAACCTCGTCATCCTGCCCCTGTGGCTGCAGACCATCGTCGGCTACACGGCCACCGATGCCGGGCTGGTGATGGCGCCGGTGGGAATCTTCGCCATCCTGCTCTCGCCGGTGATCGGCAAGAACCTGCCGAAGATGGATGCGCGCTGGGTGGCAACCACGGCCTTCATCATCTTCGCCCTGGTGTTCTGGATGCGCTCGCACTTCACGGTCCAGGTCGACACCTGGACGCTGATGGTGCCTACCCTGATCCAGGGCGCGGCGATGGCGCTGTTCTTCATCCCGCTCACGTCGATCATCCTGTCGGGCCTCGCGCCCGAGCGGATTCCGGCGGCATCGGGCCTGTCGAACTTCGTGCGGATCATGTTCGGCGGCATCGGCGCGTCGATCTCGACCACGGTGTGGGACAACCGCTCCGCCCTGCATCACGCGCGGCTCGTCGAGCACGCCAACCCCTACAACCCGGCCTATGCCTCGTCGCTCGACCAGTACACGCAGATGGGCATGCCCAACCTGCAGGCCAACGGCGCGATCGAACGGGTGATCTCGCAGCAAGCCGCGATGATGGGCGCCAACGACATCTTCTGGATTTCGGCGGTGCTGTTCATTGTGCTGATCGCCCTGATCTGGCTGACCCGGCCCGCGAAGTCGGCGGGCGGCGCGGAAGCGGCGGCGGGCGCGCACTGA
- the rluB gene encoding 23S rRNA pseudouridine(2605) synthase RluB produces the protein MPADADAAAPRQDGAGDGAESSAPRRKGLRRGLRNLVAARRQQHEGRAEGESGGEGATDADQGAQAPRKARAPRNRKPKEAHAATGEAAVAAEAVSGSAEASPSAVEASGERRGPRGRFGKGRRRQAESQPVGERVEGSVANAGGGSGGRGKNARPNRNAKAQGKAGGPSRGKGGKGEDVFQYVISGAYDAEVDAGGAPQQTKVRELTAEDDAPKLHKILADAGLGSRRDMEDLIMQGRVSVNGLPAHIGQRILPTDQVRVNGKLIQRKLPNKAPRVLLYHKPAGEIVSQSDPEGRPTVFDSLPRMKTGKWVAVGRLDFNTEGLLIFTTSGDIANRFMHPRYGVEREYAVRTLGELAESDRQKLLQGIRLDDGEANFLRCADGGGEGVNHWYHVALTEGRNREVRRMFEAVNLTVSRLIRTRYGSFVLPRGLKRGRWQEVSAEEVRVLMGSLGLKVPSASAGGGQGGGRQQGGRRREAQPMLMGPMSSGFTGEATFQSRGQGVENGNRALPAARRPSNPRQPDPMQTSMGYINVGGPTTLTARTRMGAAGRGLPGGGGNANGNRAQGNKRPVKGGGGGLPNGNKARGSKRGKR, from the coding sequence ATGCCGGCTGATGCCGACGCAGCGGCGCCTCGCCAGGACGGCGCCGGAGATGGTGCGGAATCGTCCGCGCCGCGCCGCAAGGGCTTGCGCCGCGGCCTGCGCAACCTGGTTGCCGCTCGGCGGCAGCAACACGAGGGCCGCGCCGAAGGCGAGTCCGGTGGCGAGGGTGCGACGGATGCCGACCAAGGTGCGCAAGCGCCGCGCAAGGCCCGCGCACCACGCAATCGCAAGCCGAAAGAGGCGCATGCCGCGACGGGCGAGGCCGCTGTCGCCGCAGAGGCCGTGAGCGGATCGGCGGAGGCGTCGCCGTCCGCGGTGGAGGCTTCGGGCGAGCGCCGGGGCCCGCGTGGCCGTTTCGGCAAGGGTCGTCGCCGTCAGGCTGAAAGCCAGCCGGTCGGCGAGCGCGTGGAAGGCTCGGTCGCTAACGCGGGTGGTGGCAGCGGTGGCCGGGGCAAGAACGCCCGCCCGAACCGTAACGCCAAGGCGCAAGGCAAGGCCGGCGGCCCAAGTCGTGGTAAGGGTGGCAAGGGTGAGGACGTCTTCCAGTACGTGATTTCCGGCGCGTATGACGCCGAGGTCGATGCAGGCGGCGCGCCGCAGCAGACCAAGGTGCGCGAGCTCACCGCCGAGGATGACGCCCCGAAGCTGCACAAGATTCTCGCTGATGCGGGCCTGGGTTCGCGTCGTGACATGGAAGACCTGATCATGCAAGGGCGCGTCTCCGTGAACGGCCTGCCGGCGCACATCGGGCAGCGCATCCTTCCCACCGACCAGGTGCGTGTCAACGGCAAGCTCATCCAGCGCAAACTGCCGAACAAGGCGCCGCGCGTGTTGCTGTACCACAAGCCGGCTGGCGAGATCGTCAGCCAGTCTGATCCCGAGGGCCGTCCGACCGTGTTCGACTCGCTGCCGCGCATGAAGACCGGCAAGTGGGTCGCCGTGGGACGGCTGGACTTCAACACCGAAGGCTTGCTGATCTTCACCACGTCGGGTGATATCGCCAACCGCTTCATGCATCCGCGCTATGGCGTCGAGCGTGAATACGCGGTGCGCACGCTGGGCGAGCTGGCGGAGTCCGATCGCCAGAAGCTGCTGCAAGGCATCCGCCTGGATGACGGAGAGGCGAACTTCCTGCGCTGCGCGGATGGCGGCGGCGAGGGGGTCAATCACTGGTACCACGTCGCGCTGACCGAGGGTCGCAACCGCGAAGTGCGGCGGATGTTCGAAGCGGTCAACCTGACGGTGTCGCGCCTGATCCGTACGCGCTATGGCAGTTTTGTGCTGCCGCGCGGTCTCAAGCGCGGTCGCTGGCAGGAGGTGTCCGCCGAAGAGGTTCGTGTGCTGATGGGGTCGCTGGGCCTGAAGGTGCCCTCGGCAAGCGCCGGCGGTGGTCAGGGCGGCGGCCGACAGCAGGGCGGCCGCCGCCGCGAGGCGCAGCCGATGCTGATGGGGCCGATGTCGTCGGGCTTCACGGGCGAGGCGACTTTCCAGTCGCGTGGCCAGGGTGTCGAAAACGGCAACCGTGCGCTGCCGGCTGCACGTCGCCCGTCCAATCCGCGTCAGCCGGATCCGATGCAGACCTCGATGGGTTACATCAACGTCGGCGGGCCGACCACGCTGACCGCGCGGACCCGCATGGGCGCCGCCGGTCGCGGTCTGCCGGGCGGCGGCGGTAATGCCAACGGTAATCGTGCGCAGGGCAACAAGCGTCCGGTCAAGGGCGGTGGCGGCGGTCTGCCGAACGGCAACAAGGCGCGCGGCAGCAAGCGCGGCAAGCGCTGA